From Cucumis melo cultivar AY chromosome 1, USDA_Cmelo_AY_1.0, whole genome shotgun sequence, a single genomic window includes:
- the LOC103492725 gene encoding uncharacterized protein LOC103492725 isoform X2, translating to MQLVGQRGPLIGMGQVFVQLLNNEGPRSLYLGLSPALTRSVLYGGLRLGLYEPSKHASDLLFGSTNIFVKIGAGAIAGAVATALTNPVEVLKVRLQMNPNSTNGSMKEMSRIVSEEGLKALWKGVGPAMARAGALTASQLATYDESKRVLVKWTPLQEGFPLHLISSTVAGVVSTLMTTPIDMIKTRLMLQRESKRAGNYKNGLHCAYQVVLTEGPLALYKGGLTIFARLGPQTTITFIVCEKLRQLAGLNAI from the exons ATGCAACTTGTGGGGCAGAGGGGGCCTCTGATTGGAATG GGACAAGTATTTGTGCAACTGTTGAATAATGAGGGGCCAAGGTCTTTGTATTTGGGGCTATCACCAGCTCTGACCAGATCAGTTCTCTATGGAGGTCTCCGTCTAGGTTTATATGAACCGTCAAAGCATGCTTCTGATCTGCTTTTTGGGTCTACTAATATATTTGTTAAGATTGGAGCTGGAGCAATTGCTGGTGCAGTTGCAACTGCTCTAACCAATCCAGTTGAAGTTCTCAAG GTGCGATTACAAATGAATCCAAACTCAACCAATGGATCAATGAAAGAAATGTCCAGAATTGTTTCTGAGGAGGGACTAAAAGCTCTTTGGAAGGGTGTTGGTCCTGCTATGGCCAGAGCAGGTGCTTTGACAGCATCTCAGCTGGCAACATATGATGAATCAAAGCGG GTTTTAGTTAAGTGGACACCCTTACAAGAAGGATTTCCTTTGCATCTCAT CTCAAGTACAGTAGCTGGAGTGGTGAGTACTCTCATGACAACGCCTATTGACATGATTAAAACACGTCTTATGTTACAACGTGAGTCTAAAAGAGCTGGAAATTACAAGAACGGACTACATTGTGCCTATCAG GTTGTGCTAACTGAAGGGCCTTTGGCACTTTACAAGGG GGGCCTAACCATTTTTGCAAGATTGGGTCCACAAACCACAATCACATTCATAGTCTGTGAGAAGTTACGCCAGCTTGCAGGATTAAATGCAATCTAG
- the LOC103492725 gene encoding uncharacterized protein LOC103492725 isoform X1 has product MPMVNKSSSPQESSISGVLPRNERRNWAASPSDVLHHFGTSGLSVAIATAVTHPLDVLKVRLQMQLVGQRGPLIGMGQVFVQLLNNEGPRSLYLGLSPALTRSVLYGGLRLGLYEPSKHASDLLFGSTNIFVKIGAGAIAGAVATALTNPVEVLKVRLQMNPNSTNGSMKEMSRIVSEEGLKALWKGVGPAMARAGALTASQLATYDESKRVLVKWTPLQEGFPLHLISSTVAGVVSTLMTTPIDMIKTRLMLQRESKRAGNYKNGLHCAYQVVLTEGPLALYKGGLTIFARLGPQTTITFIVCEKLRQLAGLNAI; this is encoded by the exons ATGCCAATGGTTAACAAATCTTCTTCTCCTCAAGAATCCTCCATTTCAG GAGTTTTGCCGCGCAATGAGAGACGGAATTGGGCGGCTTCTCCTTCTGATGTTCTTCATCATTTTGGAACCAGCGGCCTCTCTGTCGCCATCGCCACCGCCGTTACTCACCCTTTgg ATGTACTTAAAGTTAGGTTGCAAATGCAACTTGTGGGGCAGAGGGGGCCTCTGATTGGAATG GGACAAGTATTTGTGCAACTGTTGAATAATGAGGGGCCAAGGTCTTTGTATTTGGGGCTATCACCAGCTCTGACCAGATCAGTTCTCTATGGAGGTCTCCGTCTAGGTTTATATGAACCGTCAAAGCATGCTTCTGATCTGCTTTTTGGGTCTACTAATATATTTGTTAAGATTGGAGCTGGAGCAATTGCTGGTGCAGTTGCAACTGCTCTAACCAATCCAGTTGAAGTTCTCAAG GTGCGATTACAAATGAATCCAAACTCAACCAATGGATCAATGAAAGAAATGTCCAGAATTGTTTCTGAGGAGGGACTAAAAGCTCTTTGGAAGGGTGTTGGTCCTGCTATGGCCAGAGCAGGTGCTTTGACAGCATCTCAGCTGGCAACATATGATGAATCAAAGCGG GTTTTAGTTAAGTGGACACCCTTACAAGAAGGATTTCCTTTGCATCTCAT CTCAAGTACAGTAGCTGGAGTGGTGAGTACTCTCATGACAACGCCTATTGACATGATTAAAACACGTCTTATGTTACAACGTGAGTCTAAAAGAGCTGGAAATTACAAGAACGGACTACATTGTGCCTATCAG GTTGTGCTAACTGAAGGGCCTTTGGCACTTTACAAGGG GGGCCTAACCATTTTTGCAAGATTGGGTCCACAAACCACAATCACATTCATAGTCTGTGAGAAGTTACGCCAGCTTGCAGGATTAAATGCAATCTAG